Within the Aspergillus luchuensis IFO 4308 DNA, chromosome 5, nearly complete sequence genome, the region TCGTATCGGTCAGGCTAACTAACGGTTCTCCGACAATCAACAAACCCCCCTCTTTGTGCTTTTGCAATGGAAAACGGTCTACCGTTCCAGACATCGTCTCATCTATCGGATAGAGTGGATGATTGACATTGTAGTAGCATGTGATACAAAAGTTGACATCTTGAGTTGCTTGGTTCTGATAGCTGGTAACATCGGCAGCTACCGCTACAGTAGCTTTGGTAGGATCACCAGCCACGCTCAACCATCCTGTAGATCAAAAGGTAAATCTATAGCTCGTTGGCATTCATGATTATGCCGAGAATTTGGGAAAGCCATGATAGGTTATAGCTAGCCTCGGGTCAGCTTGTCTTGCTGGCTAGCTGTATGGACACTTGATAACCTCACCTCACTTCACCTATTCCGATAATATCACTCTGATTAATTGGCCTACGGCCCTTCCCCCAATACCATTGGTGCGATATCTGGGCCTCTCTCTACCAACGGCGTGCTTCAGAGTGACTCCTCCGGCAACCATCACACTTGACCTAAAGCATAACAAAGTCAAGGGTGTTCGGACATCCGACATTTACCCGTGTTGAGTCCGTTTCTCGTTACAGCGAGACCCTGCGGGCATGGCCTGAGCTCTGGGCTGTATCGCTGAACTCACTATATTCTAGCCATGCTTGTTCGAGTAGGTATTTATCACAACGCGCCATGCAGCAAAAAACCTCCGAGACTGGGCGCATTGATTGGCAAAAGCAatactatagtagtagtagacgAGGGAAAGGCCAATATGCCGATACGCTAGCCACGTGCGGTTGGCATATAACCATTGACTGCTCAGATATTGGCAGACTCACCGTACTTGAGGTAAATTAATCTGTCCCAGAAACATAGTAATCGAGGCGTGAGTGAGTCGGTTAATGGGAAATACCAGGTATCAGACTGAGAGCATCTAGTCTTTGGTAGTTTCGGGAACCGTTGTGTACGAACTGAGTAGGCGGATCCGAGGCCGAAAGAATCGTGAGACCTGAACACACGCTGGTAGTCATCCACAATTGCTAGTGTAGCCTATCCAACAGCTCAGCAGGGTTCTGCAGAAGTCACCTATAAACTACTAtcagatggatggaaaaaGCTTGTTCGACGTTTACCGCAGAACACGAGGGATTGATGAAAGTAAGGCCAGAAAAGTTCACGGGCGACAGGACCAAATTGGGTTAGTGGACAATTCGGCCGAAGTGTCAATAATAATTCACAAGCTGTCCACTGTAAAGTGTAGATTAAATGTGCCGGTCCTTCAATATCCCCCTCGAAGCAGACTTTATCCGCTCTACTGTACTGTACTGTTGTGCCCTCAGGGAATTGATTATTGGGGGTTGGTGAGACCAATGTGTTGAGCCTTGACTACTTCCTCGAAAAGTGGGAAATGGAGATGGACAAATCATCGAGCATATGTGTTCGGAAGGAGCTCCGAATAAGTGGAAAGGCAGGTCTTGAAGCATTCTCGATGTCACCGGAGGGTCcggatgatggtggaaaaAGCCAAAAGCGTTTTAGTTAGCGtcccaaaaaaagaaattgtaATTTATCACCAGTTGGTGATTAGGACCCGCTACCGGCCACTATAGTCAGGCAGATATTagataagtaatattattagtcgGATTGAGTGACCAGACCCTGAAACCGGAAGATCATAGTGTTTCCCAAACCGTAAAGAATAAGGATAATAGtcataaaaataatcagaagAAATCATCTCAAACGCTGGTTCCAATACGGGGCTTGGTATGAACTACCACACAATACCTGAGATACGAGATACCGACCGTACACAGAACAGCAGTCCGAGCAGGTTCACACCGACGCTGCTCATCAGCACTACAGatcaactactagtatcttgTTGGTTAGCTAGTTATATGGAGACAACTTGGACCGTGAGTCAGAAAGGAAATCTCACCAGACGCACAGCTAAATAATTAGTTACTCAGTAAGTATTTAACTAAAGACGCGTTTTCTGACTGTCACTGGGcgtgggaagaaagaaaataaaataccaCCTAACCTCCTAGTTACGATGGTGGCTGGAACATAAGCGAGTCTATTGGCCCCTGAGGAGCGGCGCCAGTCCCGAAATATGTGGTGAATGGGCCCTGTGACTGGCTCCCTGCTGCGACCCTGGGCGGGATTACCCTCCGGAATTACCGCATTCGGCACAAGGTATGCGGGGGCTGCCAGTTAGCGTCGGTGACCGGGCAGCGCCAAGAATGCCTCGAGGATTCTGGGAAGTCAGGGAGTCACCGAAAGCCAGGCACCTTGGACCAATCCCCATGCGTATCCACACGCCTTGTTTCACGGGCAAGACAGTCCAACTCCGCCCtggcaagaaaagaataatctgTCCAGGACGGAGCAGcatcatactactactactccttccGACTTGACCTCCAATTCCTCACTACTGCTAACTAATTCActcactctccctctctctacTGGCAATCACACCCTGATTACCTTATGCTtaccccctctctctctctctcactctctggCTAAATACCTCTGCTTGATTCCTTCTCCGCAACCGACCATCGGCCCCTGTCGCTCCGTACACACCCATCATTGACCGTCGCTCATcacctcccaccaccaccaccaccccctccctatCATTTCTAACAGAGGCCCTGGCGCCAGGGACAATTTGAGCAGTCTGCCAACCGCCAGAACCCCCACGGCCCGGTCTGTTCTTCCAGCCTTGACTTGATAACCTTCAAGTATCCTTCAATTCTGAACGAGTGCCTCCTTTACCTCCCTACCATATCTACCGATAAGCCGTCAGCCTGCCGCCCTGTCTGTCGCGACTCCTGCACCCGATCGTCGCGGCTGCGAACGCGAATAACCCTACACATATCTACTGCCCATAACAAGCGAATAACCAAATTGGACTCTCGTCTTATACACTTTTGAATATTATACACGACAGCTTTGGACTTCTGCGAATCCGTCTTGTTCCGCGCCTTTTATGCGTTTATAGCAAATCTAGTTCTGGCATGATTCAGGCGACCGCCTCCCGACCCTGACCATTTTCAAGCGACCACCTATCCCACCGCCTGTTAATCGACCTTGATATACACCGAACCACGGTTATGAGCATGGTCTTCACCCGCTCAACGGATCCCATTAAATCATTATTGTGTCTGTGAAGCAGATCGGTCTCTCTTCTCAGCACGATTTCCGACCGTTCGTGGTACCAAATGGCCGGCCCTATTGGAATGGGGGCAGTCCTCCGATCTTGTGTAAATGCCTTCGTTCTATTGCTTGTTTTTGGATCGCCCGCGATAGCTCAGTTCTGCTCATTTTGGAGTGGTAGCTGTCTTGATGCCCTGGCTCAGACTGCCGtctccttcaacttcccGCCTCTGTTTGAAGAGAGTCTCAACCTCTACTATGGATTCGATGCCAACTCTCGAGGAAAAGGCCAGGAACCTATGACTAAGGTCAGCTTCTGGCTTGGATACAGTGCTCATCTCAATAACTCTGTTATCAACTCCAACCGCACCTCCGAGATTGCCTTGCGGGTGGGAAATCTTACCGGAACGCCGTCAGGTTCCAACAATGGCTGCGATGGCGTGTGGGGCGCACAGTGCTCGTACGACTTGATCACTATGTTGAAGCAGGCCTTGTTTGGACTCACCACCAGTGGAAGTTACTACGATGACCCTCTGGATACGGTTTTGAGTGAGATGCTCATCAACCAGCCCGTACTCTCCAATTGCCCTCCACCTCTATTCGACGTCGCTGCCATTCCCTCTATTTGTATGTTGGCTCCGGTTTTTGTTTTACCTCTTTTTATTGAGTCTATTTTACTGACTAAAGAAAGCTTTTGCTCAAGAAACCGATATCACACGAGTTGCAACCCTCCAAACGTCCGGGTCTAGCAGTGAACCGTGGAAGACTTGGTTCATTGACAACATGACTGCCAATGACCAAGCAGCTCAAGTTGCAGTTGCCATTATTAGCAGAGCTCCATCCTACAACGGCCATCCCCCCAAATATGTGGATGATATACAATTAGAACTCGTTTGCACTCAGGCCCCGTCATCGGGCAGTTCGTCGTCAAGTCAAGGTTCCTGACCTATGATTCACCCCGCCTTTCTGGCAAATAAACCGACAAGAATGAACGCAAGGAATATGCCCGTCACAATATTGGAGATCACCCACCAACTATTTTATTACACCAGAAATATCTCACATTGACTGAGATTTCTCGGCACGAGCTGTGCCTGACCTGGGTTGGTTTCGACGAACAGCAGGGTGCCCACCCTTACCGGACATTATATGACACAGCTCTGTGATGCACTTCGACAGGAAGAAACGAGGCACCCGAAGATTGGTGACATGATACTGCGACAGACGTGAATAATCCCGTCAGTCATTGAAAGGTCAGCTGCTGTGATATACGCCGCTGCGAAGACATCTGAGGGAAAGGCCAACGGTTACGGATGATGACTCGACACCTGATGTTTTCTTAAATCCGACCgacttctttcccctccgtGAACCCCGGTGGATTCATACAGATGCACAAAAGGGGGTAACCCATGTAACACCCAATTGAAAGGAAGACATAAACGAGACAAGCATTGCATGTTTGCTAGTTAAACGTCAAGATTCTAAAGGGTATACCAGATATTTGCGAACTAAGCACAAAATAGAATACCATTTTAAATAACCACCATATTAAACCTCTTTCTCCTATAATCAATCCTCATTCAACCGCACAACCCCTCTTGCGGTGCGTACGTTCCCGCGAACTTGCCTCGCCTATAATGTCGGCCATTCCATGTCAATCGGCTCCAAATCACCAGGGCCTCGGAAATCCTCGAGGATGTCTGCTTGTTCGCTCAGGAGCTTCCGATCCGTTTGCTTGCCAATCGCGGCCAACCCCCTCCATCTTTCCAGATCCTTCGCATTCCGCTTGTCGCCGTGAGCCGCCTCCGCTTCCTCCCAATGTCCCTTGGAGAAGCCCAGCAACGTGGTGATGCGCTTTCGTGGAATGTCGTACACCAGCGAACATATGGTACCGGTCTCCTCAAGCCAATTGCACTGCCAGAGCTCGCCCGGTCGAATGCACTGGTACGTGGCCGTTTGAAAGTTCTTCCGGCCGGCCATGGGACCGCCGTGGATGGCATAGACGATGCGGTCCTCGTTATAAAACCACATTTCATAGCGCCATTTCTCGGGGTTGCCTTGGGCGTCCTGCGCGGCGTAATCATATATCAAATGACGGTCGCGAATGTCGGTGTCGAACGGGGTATCTTTCAGCGAAGGAACGACTGGCATGATGGATCTGGATTTGGATACtcttggatgtggatgtgggaTGGAATGAGAGGTGAGATGGAGATAGTTATGCTCTGTGAATGAGACAATCACCGTGATATGGAATTTTATTTAGGTTTCAACTTGAATCTCAATCGCAAAGTATGCAGATAttgaccaccactaccaccaccactactaccttTATATATGGATTCTTTCCTCGTATATCTATTACCCTATAAGATTAATCCAGTCGTAACTGGTAACTGCCATCCACCTTCCCGGTACCTTCATTCAAtatttttgttttgcttgctttgccgGGAATCTCTCCCGAGTCGACAACGATGACATCACGACCCAAGTGGGACGGAaatcccccccttccctcctcccctttgCTAtattttttccttcttttttttttttttttttttattttctttggttggggtggttgtATCCTGTATTCCCTTGCCGGTTTTACCGTTTGGCTCTACCCATCTATTCTAAGCTGCCTGTGTGGATTTCCATGCTTTGGTGAAGTATGGATCCACCCTGGATTACTACTAGGACGACGGTCTTCTGACAGTGGCGAATCGAGTAGTAGTTCAGGCGGGATAGATGATTCGGCAATTGGAAGGCTTAATTTTCGGGCGTTGTGAGCCTAGGCTTAATGAATGGGCTGAGTAGAGCCTAGGTAGTTTGATTGCTTCTGCCGGCTGTTTCGGTACGTGTGCAGGAGTTGTGAGCTAGGAGGTGCGTTGTGGAACATACATTGTATTGTTAATGTTATGAGGTAGAGCAATGGATATGTGGCTGTTTGGTTGGTCTTTAGATGTGGTTGTTCAGGAATGGATGGTGCATTAATCTAAGTGTGTAGGGGTGATGCAGTGGTATATCGTGTTGCATATGTAGATATTGTACTACCCTACTAGATGAGAGTAATCTAATTATGCGTCTGAAGAACGCTCACGTGTGATGCTTGGTTAATCCAaaggggaagatgaagagtgAGTGGGGGTTcctgttcttccttctgcatcTATCGTGCCTATAGTGTTGATCATCCATGCCTCTCAGGAACATTGATATTTTCTCAAGTGAGGATTGGTCGTTTCCTAAGATGTATGGATACATCTGCTTGAGAGCCATTAGCGTAATCGGGTAGAGTTATCTGCTCAGTGAGTTACTTCCTTGCTTCCAAGGGAGATCGGGTGTAGTTGTGTACTTTCTTAGGAGACGTCGGTGAGGGGTGGTTGTAATGGTTATTTGGGGACGACATTGGACTTAACCTGCCCTTCATGTTGTAAGTAGTCTAGCTCGGTATTCTCTCATTAGCTGGTTAATCGTCATTTGTTAGACACCTTGGGCTGTCAGGCGTTCAAatgctgcttcttgctcagTACTAAACAGGGTCAGATGATTTACGTCCAGAATACGTCTTGTATACCAGGAAGAGCAACTCGAGCAGAAAAgcgcagaagaggaagcgaaTCAAAGATATAGAACGTGGTAGCGGCAGTGTTCTCCGCTATACGAACATTGCCAGATGCTTCAATCATCATGAGATTGGCTACCAAAAGGAAGGTGggtatatactatatagatCTTTCGGCACTGGTGTGCCAAGCCTGTTGATCAATGCTTAAGTTGATCGTCTCTATGGCTTCTCATTGGGGTACTATATTGCCGGCTAGCATTATCCCCCCTATTACATTGATTGACCATTCAGCAGAGAAATATGCGCCAACTGCTGCCCACATGCTAGATATATCAAGCCGGAGCATCTCCTACAATCACATCGGCACCAATTGAGTTTTCTAGACACCAGAAGCCTTGTACACAGAACCAGGCAATTCGGCACGCATTCCCAATGATCGATTTTGGAACAGCCACCGATGGATTTTAGATTGGGCTGGACCTTCGGGCTGCCTGGTTGTGGGTGTTGTACCACCGGAGCTAAGTCGGTGGGCTATCCGTCATAGGAAGGTGGGTATGGAGATGCTGCTCTCTTGCTTCTTCCACCTTCCCTGTGATCGTGACTGCTATCTATTTAATGAATTTGTGAACAGGCTTATTCGACCGAGGCGTGGTGTGGGTGGGATCCTCTCATGTCCCGCCGGAAGAGAATGAACAATTACACTTGCGGCACAAAGCAGATCATCCGGTCAAGGATCTGTTGGCTCCTGTTTGCTGCATGTGTGGTTCATGAAAATCCAGCAAGCTCTATGGTCGGCCATCATGCTGGCCAGTCGAGAAGCGACAAGCTCTTTCAGCTACAACGTTTAAAGTTTGCCGGCCCACTGGTTGGAGAGCTTAATGGGGGATCGCATCCCACCACAAGCTTGAATGGCTCCGCCCATGGGTGACGGCATTGATGTTTCATGCTCGGATGACCTCGGAAGTGATGATTGCAGAGTGGTGCTGTCTATGTATCAAACGAAGCGTTTGATCGTCTTGAGGGGAAATCTGGAGATAATAGTGTTAGGCATTTCTTTTTCAACGTGAATGGGGAATGCGTGGAGCAAACTGCAAAAGCGCCCAACAGCGGCAGGCTGGGCACCTTTGGGTTCATAAGGGGACCACGAGTCTGTGCTAAAAGACAAACACCTAGACCGCTGTCCCGCTCCATCCCACCTGCTGGACGATCTGTGGTGGAAAACTTCAATGGtgcagcagtggtggtgatttcATGATTCGGGCCGGCGCATGACGTAGCAGATCCCTGGACCGGCGCATATCGTCATCGTTCGTGTTGCCCGATCATCCCGCACTGGAGAtgattattcttataattatcaCTCCTTCTAACTAATGTTCTCTCGTCCCGATTTATTAATTTCCCGGTGCCGGATCTACTGATTCAGATCGATAATCTACAATCTGCACAACCCACCAAGCGCGCTTCCCCCCGTCAAGTctcaatcaccaccactcctCACTCAATACATTCCGATCACACCACCAAGATGGTTGCCAAAGCTATCCAGCTCGGTCTACGGATCTGGGAGGTATGTCGATCTTTCTCGAGCCATGAGCACCTGCTCTTGCTGGACctgcaaagcaagcaagtgcCGCAGATGGAAATTCTGGACTAACGCCGATAATGCCATCAGTTCCTCTGGACTCTGCTCGTCATGGCCCTGATCGGTAACATGATCGCTGAAGCGTTCGCTGGGAACCCGTCGACCATCAACTACACCATGTTCGTTGCAGCTTTCTCGATGTTCACACTCTTCTATCTATTCCCAGCGACTATCAATATTGACTGGGCCATCCACCCAATCTTCTTGATCGCTATCGACACGCTCAATGCGATCCTGTTCCTTACAGCCGCCATTGCTCTGGCTGCGAAGTTGGAATGCCACAGCTGCAGCAACGATGTACGTATAGGTGCATGATTTTCTGCCTTATCAGCCGGGGAAACTATCCACTAAAAAGTGGAGAGTGGAGTTTCCGTCCCGCAAAACCCCcaaaagatgaagaagcactacagtattataatcttaGGGCAACGCTGACTTGTGGATACTTACTCTAGTCCTACACGCTCCACAACGAAATCACCAACGGTGCCCATAACCGCACGAAGCGTTGCCGCGAGGCTCAGGCCTCGACGGCATTCCTGTGGTTCGCCTGGGCTGGCTACACGGCCTCGATGATTCTGTCGATCATCATGTCCCGCCAGACAAGTGTCAACCTTCGTGGACGCACCGGTCCTGCTCGCGGTGTTACTCGCCCCAGCATGGCTCAAGTCTAAACAGTGGTCCATATCCGCTTCTCCGCCTGGGCTGGGATCACGTCTACCGAACTAAATGTCGCTCTCAGGAATGGAATGAAACGAATGACAAAGCGCGACTGGACCAAATATCACATGAGATGCAATTGGACACAGCGCGCTAATTTTTGACTGATGAAACCAACCTAACGATTCTCATCACGTTCATTACTAAtctaaagaaaaaaagaagtccTGGCAGTACTTGACCAGGAACTATGGCTGGGGATAATCATAATCGGGGTGGGAAGGAGTTCTGTGTGTAATTCTAATTGTGTGTTCTTTTGATATGTATTTGATAGTTTGTAATACCGATCGATCCAATGTGTCGAGGCTGTTGGATACTGTCAAAATGTCAGatgatattatttctgtCATCAAGTGAAGTCAGATGCCTGTCCATAACGTACAACTCTTTGATGACGCAGGTAGGCGGGGTACTGCTCCGAGGTGAGAAACTGTTAAAGGTACTCCGAGACGCCGTTTGAGAAGAACCCATATGCCGACCGGGGAAGAAGCAATTAGATCGAGCAGCTTAGAAATCCAGGCAGGTCACTTCGGAGACACGGGAAGCTGCATTTCAGCTCCTCACTAGTCGCCGCATGATTCGATTCGGAGAAGTCAAGtacttccctcttcccctctcgacagatacatacataaggCTCGATCATCGGTCATGCTCTCTAGGACCTTTTTAACACAAAACCATTCTATAATCTCCCCCGCCCCGTGCATCATTCTCCCTAGATATCACCACCATGGTCAAAGCCATTGCCGTCACTGCTCCCGAGACTATCTCCGTGGTGAGCGACTGGCCCAAGCCTACCCTCCGTCATGACTGCATCCTCGTCAAAGTGGTGAGCGTCGCGCTTAACCCCACTGACTGGAAATCCGCCCTTCGAAGCACTCCCATCGTCACTGTTGGCTGTGACTACGCCGGCATCGTAGTAGACGTCGGCCCTGCAGTCACGAAACCCTTTCGGGCCGGTGATCGCGTCTTTGGCGTCATTCGCGGCTGCAACCCCAATCTCCCCTACAATGGAGCATTCTCAGAGTACATCCTCGCTCCAGGTGACCTGCAGTGCGCCATACCGGAAAACCTCAGCTTCCAGGAAGCTGCAACCCTAGGTGTCGGCATGGGCACCATTGCTCAATCTCTGTACCAAAGCCTGCAGCTCGCACCGTTTGATCATCCATTGGCCCAGCCGGAACCGATTCTCGTCTACGGCGGTGCGACGGCCACAGGGACTCTGGCAATTCAGTTTGCGAAGCTGTCCGGGTACGAGGTGATTACGACGTGTTCGCCCGAGACTGAGGAGCTAGTGAAGAGCCGTGGTGCCGACCATGTGTTTGACTACAAGGATCCCGAGGCGGCTGACAAGATCCGCGACGTTACGCAGGATCGTCTGAAGTTGGTGCTGGATACCATCTCGACAGACGAGACGGCGGCATTTTGTGGACGGGCTATGAGCTCCCAGGGCGGTGATTATACGGCGATGATAGACAGCAAGGTGCCTCGTGCGGATGTACGCAGTCGCTGGACGCTGGGGTATACGGTATTCGGTGAGGAGTTGACGTTTCGGGGTGTGCGTATCCCTGCGAGCCTGGAGGATCGGACCTTTGCGTCAGAGTGGATGGAAAAGGCGGCCAAGTTGTTGGCGGATGGCAGGGTTGTTCCTCATCCTGTGAAGCTTGGGTCTGGTGGCTTGCAGGGTGTCATTGAAGGACTGAAACTCTTGAAGGAAGGTAAGGTCAGGGGGTGTAAGTTGGTGTATAATGTGGATGAGATTGCTTGACTTGGTGGTTATATGCAATTATGACTGCTATGATTGCTACTACCTATGAGAAGACATGCTTCCATATGAGTGCTCCACGCGTTATCGTTGGAGTCAATACAGGTATTTTTGGCTGTACGGAGCCCCGACGGCTTAAAGACCTATTAGAGGTCTCCTAAAAAGAACGGTGGAATTCAATCGTGCGTAGCAGCCTTACAGGGGGAGTATCAGGCAGACATGTGTGAGTAGCTAGAGGCTAAGACCCGTCTAGAACCCAGATTACCTCCACACCGTGGATTAATGGGTTTGAAGGGGGgactaagtagtagtcttaCGACAGGGGTCTTTTCACCCAGTCACCTTATCGCAGTCACCTAATTGCTGGATTTGCAACACCATCCAAGACTAAAGAGGCGGATAGGCCAGCGAGATTAGCTCCTTAAAGGTACTGTCTGCTTCGATTCCACATGACACTCAcagcctcctctccatctcagCCCGCCCCCCCTCGCCAATTTCAACTTTCTACCATACAATCCAAGTCTCATTGCCATCTAGTGTTCTCTCGTCACTTATATGAGTATTGATATTCCATCAGGATGGAGAACATCCATACTTGCGGAGACAATGGATTCGGTCCTCGAGTGGTCCACTGCCGAGGGGACTTCGACTTCACCCTACTGTTTGAAGAATGCTTCTTCTCGATCGCTCCTTCAGCATTACTTCTCCTTGTGCTTCCATTGCGCTACAAACAGCTATGGAAACATCGGACCGCCATCGTCTCTCAAAGCTGGGCATACTGGGCTAAACTGGTACGTGAGTCGTGTCACTCAATGAGCTATCGCTAACTAATTATGCGCAGGTTTCGGCTCAAGCCTTTGGTGCATTGCAATTTTCACTTCTAGTTCTATGGCTCCTCCCTCACACGCCACGGACGCAGACTTCCCTGGTAGCTGCGGTTCTGACCTTCATCACATCTGTTGGCCTACTGTTCCTATCACATCTGGAGCACCTATATTCTGTGCagccctcttctcttctgaaTCTTTTCCTATCATGGACAATTGTCTTTGATGCCGTACGTGCAAGGAGTCTGTGGCTGGCCTCGTACACCGTTCTTGCTGCTCTCTACATAGCGAGTATTGCGGTCAAGTTGCTCTGGTTCTTTCTGGAGACAAGGCCAAAACTGGCCGATTTCGTGAACAAAACCATGCAATATGGCGACGAGGAAACCAAGGGCTTTTATAATCGCGCCTTCTTCTGGTGGGTTAATCCTTTGCTCTTCCTCGGGTTCAAGCAGTCAATATCCCTCGAGGAACTGCCGTACCTTGATCGGGCTCTTTCTGCAAACGAATTACATCGGAAATTTTCAGCGCAATGGATTGCAAGTAAGTAGCAGCCAAGGTTGAATTTCTGGGGTTCACTGACCAGTTTAAGTGCCGAAAACGTATGAAAATGCATTAGCCTATTGCGCTGTCCGCACATTCAGAGCTTCGGTCTTTTACTCTTTCCTGTCGAGGCTCATGAGAATTGGGCTGGATTATACGCAACCTTTTCTGATATCCAGATTAACTATCTATGTTGGCCAGAAGAATTCTAGTAAAGACGATGGGTATGGCCTGATTGGTGCATTTGCACTGGTCTTCATACTCAAAGGCGTATGCTATTTACTCCCTCCTCTAAAACTCTATTCTGATGAAATCCGTACAGGTCATGAACTGTCTTTACGAGCACTATGTATTT harbors:
- a CDS encoding MARVEL domain-containing protein (COG:U;~EggNog:ENOG410PSG0;~InterPro:IPR008253;~PFAM:PF01284;~TransMembrane:4 (i12-34o40-59i71-93o130-150i);~antiSMASH:Cluster_5.9;~go_component: GO:0016020 - membrane [Evidence IEA]), producing MVAKAIQLGLRIWEFLWTLLVMALIGNMIAEAFAGNPSTINYTMFVAAFSMFTLFYLFPATINIDWAIHPIFLIAIDTLNAILFLTAAIALAAKLECHSCSNDSYTLHNEITNGAHNRTKRCREAQASTAFLWFAWAGYTASMILSIIMSRQTSVNLRGRTGPARGVTRPSMAQV
- a CDS encoding uncharacterized protein (COG:S;~EggNog:ENOG410PN4P;~InterPro:IPR012674,IPR008729;~PFAM:PF05870;~go_function: GO:0016831 - carboxy-lyase activity [Evidence IEA]) yields the protein MPVVPSLKDTPFDTDIRDRHLIYDYAAQDAQGNPEKWRYEMWFYNEDRIVYAIHGGPMAGRKNFQTATYQCIRPGELWQCNWLEETGTICSLVYDIPRKRITTLLGFSKGHWEEAEAAHGDKRNAKDLERWRGLAAIGKQTDRKLLSEQADILEDFRGPGDLEPIDMEWPTL
- a CDS encoding zinc-binding alcohol dehydrogenase family protein (COG:C;~EggNog:ENOG410PMCP;~InterPro:IPR013149,IPR036291,IPR011032,IPR020843;~PFAM:PF00107,PF13602;~SMCOG1028:crotonyl-CoA reductase / alcohol dehydrogenase;~antiSMASH:Cluster_5.9;~go_function: GO:0016491 - oxidoreductase activity [Evidence IEA];~go_process: GO:0055114 - oxidation-reduction process [Evidence IEA]), whose product is MVKAIAVTAPETISVVSDWPKPTLRHDCILVKVVSVALNPTDWKSALRSTPIVTVGCDYAGIVVDVGPAVTKPFRAGDRVFGVIRGCNPNLPYNGAFSEYILAPGDLQCAIPENLSFQEAATLGVGMGTIAQSLYQSLQLAPFDHPLAQPEPILVYGGATATGTLAIQFAKLSGYEVITTCSPETEELVKSRGADHVFDYKDPEAADKIRDVTQDRLKLVLDTISTDETAAFCGRAMSSQGGDYTAMIDSKVPRADVRSRWTLGYTVFGEELTFRGVRIPASLEDRTFASEWMEKAAKLLADGRVVPHPVKLGSGGLQGVIEGLKLLKEGKVRGCKLVYNVDEIA
- a CDS encoding uncharacterized protein (COG:S;~EggNog:ENOG410PZ4C;~SECRETED:SignalP(1-30);~TransMembrane:1 (n14-25c30/31o182-205i)), whose protein sequence is MAGPIGMGAVLRSCVNAFVLLLVFGSPAIAQFCSFWSGSCLDALAQTAVSFNFPPLFEESLNLYYGFDANSRGKGQEPMTKVSFWLGYSAHLNNSVINSNRTSEIALRVGNLTGTPSGSNNGCDGVWGAQCSYDLITMLKQALFGLTTSGSYYDDPLDTVLSEMLINQPVLSNCPPPLFDVAAIPSICMLAPVFVLPLFIESILLTKESFCSRNRYHTSCNPPNVRV